Proteins encoded together in one Musa acuminata AAA Group cultivar baxijiao chromosome BXJ3-6, Cavendish_Baxijiao_AAA, whole genome shotgun sequence window:
- the LOC135639879 gene encoding uncharacterized protein LOC135639879, with product MKGRDAKGSSTRVRVSFPAESLIDRSINLIDMALEWVVLGYTAGAEAIMLLFLTLPGLDGLRRGLVTVIRSALKPLLSVVPFCLFLLADIYWKYETRPTCEQESCSPSEHVRHQKSIMKSQRNALLIASALLLYWLLFSVTSLVVRIDQLNQRIEKLKRSE from the coding sequence ATGAAGGGAAGGGACGCGAAAGGTTCGtcgactagggttagggtttctttTCCGGCGGAATCgttgatcgatcgatcgatcaatcTCATAGACATGGCGTTGGAGTGGGTGGTGCTGGGCTACACGGCGGGCGCGGAGGCGATCATGCTGCTCTTCCTCACCCTCCCGGGGCTTGACGGCCTCCGTCGCGGGCTTGTCACCGTCATCCGGAGTGCCCTGAAGCCGCTCCTGTCGGTGGTGCCCTTCTGCCTCTTCCTACTCGCCGACATATACTGGAAGTACGAGACGCGACCGACCTGCGAGCAGGAATCCTGCAGCCCTTCCGAGCACGTCCGCCACCAGAAGTCCATCATGAAGAGCCAGCGCAACGCTCTCCTCATCGCCTCTGCCCTCCTCCTCTACTGGCTCCTCTTCTCCGTTACAAGCCTTGTCGTCCGCATCGATCAGCTCAACCAGCGCATCGAAAAGCTCAAGCGCTCCGAGTGA